The Opitutaceae bacterium genome has a window encoding:
- a CDS encoding alpha-amylase family glycosyl hydrolase has translation MAPRSLICLATALLALSVSTSFVRAEEQASLSHLNARKAPDWLASSVVYEIFPRQFSPTGDFAGITAKLDSLKDLGVDVLWLMPIHPIGEVKKKGTIGSPYAVRDYYGINPNYGTAADLKRLVAEAHKRGQRVIIDIVANHTSWDNVMMANPAYYARDAAGNVISPYDWTDVAELNYEEPATRTYMREMLKYWIREYDLDGFRCDVAGEVPTSFWEEVRADLEAIKPDIFLLAEANKPDLLVKAFDADYAWPMLGTLNMVMTQGLPATAIRQTWERDEQGKFPKGSLHLRCSDNHDEPRAISRFGLRGALVASALMFTLDGVPLLYNGMEVGDTTESGAPALFEKLPVFWFPKDRNHFLDTYRSLIKLRRESPALQRGSVAWIENSSPDCVVSLLRRHEGEEALLVANLSSRPVGVRITIEKPGSFTLALGSSQDPIGPASAPNLEGFEWRIYRR, from the coding sequence ATGGCCCCTCGCTCCTTAATCTGCCTCGCCACTGCGCTTCTCGCGCTCTCTGTGTCCACCTCCTTCGTCCGCGCCGAAGAGCAAGCCAGCCTCTCGCACCTGAACGCCCGCAAGGCCCCGGACTGGCTCGCGAGTTCCGTCGTCTACGAAATCTTCCCCCGCCAATTTTCACCCACGGGCGACTTCGCCGGGATCACCGCCAAGCTCGATTCTTTGAAGGACCTCGGTGTCGATGTGCTCTGGCTGATGCCCATTCACCCCATCGGCGAGGTGAAGAAGAAGGGCACCATCGGGAGTCCGTACGCCGTACGCGACTACTATGGCATCAACCCCAACTACGGAACCGCAGCCGACCTCAAACGACTCGTCGCCGAGGCGCACAAGCGCGGCCAGCGGGTGATCATTGACATTGTTGCGAACCACACGTCGTGGGACAATGTCATGATGGCCAACCCCGCTTACTACGCGCGCGACGCAGCGGGAAACGTCATCTCCCCCTACGACTGGACGGATGTTGCGGAGTTGAACTACGAGGAACCCGCCACGCGCACCTACATGCGCGAGATGCTCAAGTATTGGATCCGTGAATACGACCTCGACGGCTTCCGCTGCGATGTCGCCGGCGAAGTTCCCACCTCCTTCTGGGAGGAGGTCCGCGCCGACCTCGAGGCGATCAAACCCGACATCTTCCTCCTCGCCGAGGCAAACAAGCCCGATCTGCTCGTAAAGGCGTTCGACGCGGACTACGCCTGGCCGATGCTCGGCACGCTCAACATGGTGATGACCCAGGGCCTGCCCGCCACCGCCATCCGCCAGACCTGGGAGCGCGATGAACAGGGAAAATTCCCAAAGGGATCCCTCCACCTGCGCTGCTCTGACAACCACGACGAGCCCCGCGCCATCAGCCGCTTCGGCCTTCGCGGAGCGCTCGTTGCCAGCGCGCTCATGTTCACCCTCGACGGGGTTCCCCTCCTCTACAACGGCATGGAGGTCGGCGACACCACCGAGTCGGGTGCACCAGCCCTCTTCGAGAAACTGCCCGTCTTCTGGTTTCCCAAGGATCGTAACCACTTCCTGGATACCTACCGCTCCCTCATCAAGCTGCGTCGTGAATCTCCGGCGTTGCAGCGGGGCTCTGTCGCCTGGATCGAGAACTCCTCACCCGATTGCGTTGTGTCACTCCTCCGGCGCCACGAGGGGGAGGAGGCCCTCCTCGTCGCAAACCTCTCCAGCCGTCCAGTTGGAGTCCGCATCACGATCGAGAAGCCCGGCTCGTTCACGCTCGCCCTCGGCTCATCCCAAGATCCAATCGGACCGGCCAGCGCTCCAAATCTCGAAGGTTTCGAATGGCGCATCTACAGGCGCTGA
- a CDS encoding TonB-dependent receptor produces the protein MPRHTTLPASVLLASALCSHVSAQTSASTTVEEDVIQLSVFEVNTAQDNGYLAGNSVSATRVDTAIKDLPFSVNAFTEEFIVDIGASSLADIVQFAPGVTPAGREFVSGNERYNIRGFDTSNPQRNGFQGARNVDSVNIQRVEVVKGPASLLYGAIEPGGTINYITKKPGVRRFTEIKTQLGTDDFLRATLDTNIPIVGKSLLARFNGAWETGPEHADPAGRRTFVVAPTVSWKPFDRLAITADYQWMRRDEHPQVMFYPNIIVGYHRLNTASAANDPYGFGRLTDPVSNTYDPGFLYFFPVPEKFNFAGKNDFRDSDIESANVEATLKLTDKLTFRTNAGWNRANIKLATTGIGDINAYAPGTAGADGRIDPASVQGSTVAEKEANLRALALAFADRVFDNPNLIHESPFIYQVRRKRFNTDRDVFRTYQAELVGSFRLGSVAVKPLVGAFRQVADGRTVNRQSTTNPGATPNEQTSATQHFQPWNYKDLGAVTRNEPYPVLGLLPMQADTSRDSTDTAYYGLVNVSTLADRLTALAGFRYTETDTGTLNNRTGVPGTRFKASKTTPQIGAGFKLTRDLLVYASYSESFVPSNTVLMLNGVVTGPGVPITSDGYEAGIKGTALDGRISATLAFFRITQSDRISRFSIPDPVTGATNTTVIQGTVDRSEGFEIDATISPVENWQIYTSYSLVDATTIDVPAPLALFKGKDIENSARHRFNVWTRYSFKEFMKGLWVGGGVNYTSKKQLRINNPDLYFEPTTVWELAAGYSFKVAEHPTSVVVNWKNLTDELYIPSNLSRGQPSRIQVTVSTRF, from the coding sequence ATGCCGCGTCATACTACCCTGCCCGCATCCGTGCTGCTTGCGTCCGCCTTGTGCAGCCATGTTTCAGCCCAAACCTCCGCATCCACTACAGTCGAGGAGGACGTGATCCAGTTGTCCGTATTCGAAGTGAACACCGCGCAGGACAACGGGTACCTGGCGGGCAATTCCGTCTCTGCGACGCGAGTTGACACCGCCATCAAGGACCTGCCGTTCTCCGTCAATGCGTTCACCGAGGAATTCATCGTCGACATTGGAGCCTCCAGCCTCGCCGACATCGTGCAATTTGCGCCGGGAGTGACGCCGGCGGGACGCGAGTTTGTGTCGGGCAACGAGCGATACAATATCAGGGGATTCGACACCTCCAATCCCCAGCGCAACGGTTTTCAGGGCGCCCGCAATGTCGACAGTGTCAATATCCAACGTGTCGAAGTTGTGAAAGGGCCGGCATCCCTGCTTTATGGCGCAATTGAGCCCGGCGGCACCATCAATTACATCACGAAGAAGCCGGGCGTGCGCCGCTTCACCGAGATAAAGACTCAGCTGGGAACTGATGACTTCCTTCGCGCCACCCTCGACACCAATATCCCGATTGTCGGCAAGTCCCTTCTTGCCCGTTTCAATGGCGCGTGGGAGACGGGTCCAGAACACGCTGACCCCGCAGGGAGGCGCACCTTTGTGGTGGCCCCCACAGTCTCGTGGAAGCCATTCGATCGGCTTGCAATCACCGCCGATTACCAATGGATGCGGCGGGACGAGCATCCCCAGGTCATGTTCTATCCGAATATCATTGTCGGGTATCACCGCCTCAACACCGCCTCGGCAGCAAATGATCCCTACGGCTTTGGGCGGTTGACGGATCCCGTGTCGAATACCTACGACCCTGGATTCCTCTATTTCTTTCCGGTGCCGGAGAAGTTTAATTTTGCCGGAAAAAATGATTTTCGCGACAGCGACATCGAGTCCGCAAATGTCGAGGCGACACTCAAGCTGACGGACAAGCTGACGTTCCGCACCAACGCAGGTTGGAATCGCGCAAACATCAAACTCGCGACGACTGGCATCGGCGACATCAATGCCTATGCTCCCGGAACGGCGGGAGCCGACGGAAGGATAGATCCGGCCTCCGTGCAAGGGAGCACAGTAGCCGAGAAGGAGGCGAATCTTCGGGCTCTCGCTCTCGCCTTTGCGGATCGTGTATTTGACAACCCGAACCTGATCCACGAGTCCCCCTTCATCTACCAGGTGCGTCGCAAGCGATTTAACACCGACCGCGATGTCTTCCGGACCTACCAGGCTGAACTCGTTGGCAGTTTCCGGCTCGGATCGGTAGCGGTGAAGCCCCTCGTCGGTGCGTTCAGGCAGGTTGCTGACGGCCGCACGGTCAACCGGCAATCGACGACAAACCCGGGCGCAACGCCAAACGAGCAGACCTCCGCCACGCAACATTTCCAACCTTGGAACTACAAAGACCTGGGCGCCGTGACGCGCAATGAGCCCTACCCCGTCCTCGGCCTGCTCCCGATGCAGGCTGACACTTCGCGGGACAGCACTGATACCGCCTACTATGGGCTCGTGAATGTCTCGACGCTTGCGGACCGCCTGACGGCACTCGCGGGCTTTCGCTACACGGAGACCGACACCGGTACCTTGAACAATCGAACAGGTGTGCCTGGCACGCGTTTCAAAGCATCAAAGACCACTCCGCAAATTGGCGCTGGTTTCAAGCTCACGCGCGACCTTCTCGTGTACGCTTCCTACAGCGAATCGTTTGTGCCATCCAATACGGTGTTGATGCTAAACGGCGTCGTCACAGGACCTGGCGTGCCAATCACGTCAGACGGATACGAGGCAGGGATCAAGGGAACCGCGCTCGATGGCCGAATTTCGGCAACCCTTGCGTTCTTCCGGATCACGCAAAGCGATCGAATCTCGCGCTTCTCCATCCCTGATCCGGTCACCGGTGCGACAAACACCACAGTGATCCAGGGAACTGTCGATCGAAGCGAGGGTTTCGAAATTGACGCAACTATCAGCCCGGTCGAGAACTGGCAGATCTACACCTCATACAGCCTCGTGGATGCGACGACCATTGACGTGCCTGCTCCTCTCGCCTTGTTCAAAGGCAAGGACATTGAGAATTCGGCGCGCCATCGTTTCAATGTGTGGACGCGCTATTCGTTCAAGGAGTTCATGAAGGGCCTCTGGGTCGGTGGCGGTGTCAATTACACGAGCAAAAAACAGCTCAGAATAAACAACCCCGATCTCTATTTTGAACCCACCACAGTCTGGGAGCTTGCCGCCGGCTACAGTTTCAAGGTGGCGGAGCACCCCACTTCTGTTGTGGTCAACTGGAAGAATCTCACGGACGAGCTCTACATCCCCTCCAATCTTTCGCGCGGTCAACCGTCACGAATTCAAGTGACGGTGAGTACTCGCTTCTGA
- a CDS encoding MFS transporter gives MPTPATVMDPNEKLRWPEKVGYGVGDTASCLFWVLVSSYLSIFYTDVFGLAPAALTVLFLVTRIWDAAFDLVMGMIADRTQTRWGKYRPWILWGIIPFMAAEIALFYTPNLSDSGKLVYAYLTYSATMFLYSVLNVPYGALLGVISARSEERTVLASYRFVGAFAGNFIIQSSLLYLVHKLGSGNDRQGYLLAVTLFACVSGALFFCLFASTKERVQAPPEKTSIKGDLKDLIQNKPWLILFSVGVLTLIYVTLRQASSVYYLKYYVNREDLVPAFMAGGTIFSILGALASPYLVRFFGCKKRTFIILTVFGAALTLYNYIATPTDLVTVFICHYVVSIPLAAIFPIMGSMFADTADYGEWKFGRRATGLIFAGQTFSQKTGGAIGAAVVTEILALAGYVANTQQSEASLSGLRHLMTTLPGVIGLLVVGLALLYTLDAKRASEVAEELASRRSSS, from the coding sequence ATGCCCACTCCCGCCACAGTTATGGATCCCAATGAGAAGCTGCGCTGGCCCGAGAAGGTCGGCTACGGTGTTGGTGACACCGCGAGTTGCCTCTTTTGGGTGCTGGTCAGCAGCTACCTGAGCATCTTTTACACGGATGTCTTCGGCCTCGCTCCGGCTGCACTCACTGTGCTCTTCCTTGTGACGCGCATCTGGGACGCGGCCTTCGACCTCGTCATGGGCATGATCGCCGACCGGACACAGACCCGCTGGGGCAAATACCGCCCCTGGATCCTTTGGGGCATCATTCCGTTCATGGCGGCCGAGATCGCACTGTTCTACACCCCGAACCTCAGCGACTCCGGCAAGCTGGTTTATGCCTATCTCACCTACAGTGCGACCATGTTCTTGTACTCGGTGTTAAACGTCCCCTATGGGGCGCTGCTGGGCGTCATCTCGGCCCGTTCAGAGGAGCGAACCGTCCTGGCCTCATACCGCTTTGTGGGAGCATTCGCCGGAAACTTCATCATCCAAAGCAGCCTCCTGTATCTCGTCCACAAGCTGGGCTCAGGAAATGACCGCCAGGGTTATCTGCTCGCAGTTACCCTCTTTGCCTGCGTTTCAGGCGCGCTCTTCTTCTGCCTCTTCGCGTCCACCAAGGAGCGCGTCCAGGCTCCGCCGGAAAAGACGTCCATCAAGGGCGACCTGAAGGACCTGATCCAAAACAAGCCCTGGCTCATCCTATTCTCGGTCGGCGTACTCACCCTCATTTATGTGACCCTTCGGCAAGCGTCGTCTGTGTACTACCTGAAGTATTACGTGAATCGCGAGGACCTCGTTCCTGCCTTCATGGCGGGTGGCACGATCTTCTCGATTCTGGGAGCGCTTGCCTCGCCTTACCTCGTCCGGTTCTTCGGCTGCAAAAAGCGCACCTTCATCATCCTGACCGTCTTCGGAGCCGCACTGACTCTCTATAACTACATCGCCACGCCGACCGACCTCGTTACGGTATTCATCTGCCACTACGTGGTGTCGATCCCGCTCGCAGCTATCTTCCCGATCATGGGCTCGATGTTTGCGGACACAGCCGATTACGGGGAATGGAAATTTGGTCGACGCGCCACAGGCCTTATCTTCGCCGGCCAAACCTTCTCGCAGAAGACAGGCGGCGCAATCGGCGCGGCTGTCGTCACCGAGATCTTAGCCCTCGCAGGCTACGTCGCCAACACCCAGCAGAGCGAGGCCTCCCTCAGCGGCTTGCGCCACCTCATGACCACCCTTCCAGGCGTGATTGGCCTCCTCGTCGTCGGCCTCGCGTTGCTCTACACCCTCGATGCCAAGCGCGCCTCCGAGGTCGCAGAAGAACTGGCCTCTCGCCGCTCCTCCTCGTAA
- a CDS encoding glycoside hydrolase family 88 protein — protein MIHLPLAFRFPLSLLAGVAALLFTASAAHASPARASRDFIEENLRFAAAQYDFMLQHVDPARGFPRSLEGCQLTFTAPHQWTSGFFPGSLWMLFEATGDEKWRKHAEEYTAALESTKAYERTHDLGFILYCSFGQGWRLTKNPKYREVLLEGAQTLGSRFDERVGAIKSWDDTKWAFPVIIDNMMNLELLTWAGSHGGPQRLGQIAVRHANTALRDHFRPDGSSFHVVSYVPDSGKVASQETHQGCADSSSWARGQAWALYGFTMMYRETRIETYRVQALRVAHFIRTHPRLPEDGVPYWDFDAPGIPNEPRDSSAAAIMASALLELATFVDADDARELRDLAERQLLSLGSESYRAKVGENGGFLLRHGTGNHPKHSEIDVPLVYGDYYFIEALVRAKNMLPARGR, from the coding sequence ATGATTCACCTTCCTCTCGCTTTCCGGTTTCCTCTTTCCTTGCTCGCAGGCGTGGCTGCCTTGCTATTCACGGCCTCGGCGGCGCATGCGTCGCCCGCGAGGGCCAGCCGCGATTTTATCGAGGAGAATCTTCGTTTTGCCGCCGCCCAATACGACTTCATGCTGCAGCACGTGGATCCCGCGCGGGGATTTCCCAGATCCCTGGAAGGATGTCAGTTGACCTTTACCGCCCCTCATCAATGGACAAGCGGCTTCTTCCCGGGATCTTTATGGATGCTGTTTGAGGCGACTGGCGACGAAAAGTGGCGAAAACACGCCGAAGAATACACGGCGGCCCTCGAATCGACAAAGGCCTACGAACGGACACACGATCTCGGTTTTATCCTTTATTGCAGCTTTGGTCAGGGTTGGCGACTGACAAAGAATCCCAAGTACCGAGAGGTACTTCTTGAAGGTGCGCAAACCCTCGGATCCCGTTTCGATGAGCGCGTAGGGGCAATAAAGTCCTGGGATGACACCAAGTGGGCGTTCCCCGTGATTATTGACAACATGATGAACCTTGAGCTTCTGACATGGGCGGGCTCGCACGGAGGCCCCCAGAGGCTTGGCCAAATAGCCGTGCGACATGCCAACACGGCCTTGCGTGATCATTTCCGACCCGACGGCAGCAGCTTCCACGTCGTGTCTTACGTGCCTGACTCCGGCAAGGTTGCATCGCAGGAAACACACCAAGGCTGTGCGGATTCCTCCTCTTGGGCGCGCGGGCAAGCCTGGGCTCTTTATGGTTTCACCATGATGTATCGGGAAACGCGTATCGAAACGTATCGCGTCCAGGCGCTTCGCGTTGCCCATTTTATCCGCACTCATCCAAGGCTTCCCGAAGATGGCGTGCCGTACTGGGACTTCGACGCGCCCGGGATTCCGAATGAACCTCGCGACTCCTCGGCTGCTGCGATCATGGCATCAGCTCTTCTCGAGCTCGCAACCTTCGTTGATGCTGATGACGCCCGTGAACTGAGGGACCTTGCCGAGCGGCAACTCTTGTCCCTCGGATCCGAATCCTACCGTGCAAAGGTGGGCGAGAACGGAGGCTTTCTGCTTCGCCATGGCACGGGCAATCATCCGAAACACTCGGAGATCGATGTGCCGCTTGTTTACGGCGACTACTATTTCATCGAGGCTTTGGTTCGCGCAAAAAATATGCTCCCCGCGCGAGGGCGTTAA
- a CDS encoding ATP-binding protein, which yields MDSYNVYFTCIQNENETFHDPRISIRTQLCAEPRLLPTCATVVIGIEDQGIGIATEELAQVFEIFTRTAGKDKRRGSGIGLAIVRKGVERMGGKVGVESELHIGSRFWVALPAA from the coding sequence GTGGATTCATACAACGTTTACTTCACGTGTATCCAAAATGAAAACGAGACATTCCACGATCCTCGAATCAGCATACGGACCCAGCTTTGTGCCGAGCCGCGGCTTCTCCCGACGTGTGCGACCGTTGTGATAGGGATCGAAGACCAGGGGATTGGTATCGCCACTGAAGAGCTAGCACAGGTCTTTGAGATTTTCACCCGCACGGCGGGAAAAGACAAACGCAGGGGCTCGGGAATCGGCCTCGCCATCGTTCGAAAAGGCGTCGAACGAATGGGCGGCAAAGTGGGCGTGGAATCCGAGCTTCACATAGGCAGCCGCTTCTGGGTGGCCCTACCCGCAGCCTGA
- a CDS encoding LacI family DNA-binding transcriptional regulator yields MSGVTMKTVAKAAGVTTATVSMALRNHPRISAATRERIAAIVNELGYVPDPYVARLMRLRKAAKPTRDRPILGLICAQETEDGWRRHPAPTIRAMLDGASRRGVERGYRPQEFWLHRDGMSNERFSGTLYARGIEGLIVSPLSEGAPPIELHWQNFSVVSLSVPLPNVSLTTVSNDHYNSSLRVARECLDRGYRRLGLILKAEHTKRFEGRWEAGLLAAVTAFSQAPLLPVFYLSGQRDASRLLEWARNCRPDAIITSSAQLMPGMLQVLERGGFSVPKDIGLAVLACPELGSEQSGIFQNGALIGAKAVDVVLGMLERHERGLISQAQSFMIQGVWNEGTTLPRKQRFPDAGTRAQSSRKLVRATQSGARDDVLSMDIPIRPRRKTPKK; encoded by the coding sequence ATGAGCGGCGTTACCATGAAGACAGTCGCGAAAGCGGCGGGCGTCACAACGGCGACTGTTTCGATGGCGCTCAGAAATCACCCGCGCATCTCTGCTGCAACACGCGAAAGGATAGCGGCGATAGTCAACGAGCTTGGGTATGTGCCGGATCCCTACGTTGCACGCCTTATGCGGCTTAGAAAAGCCGCCAAACCAACAAGAGACCGACCCATACTCGGCCTTATCTGCGCGCAGGAGACGGAAGATGGTTGGCGTCGGCACCCCGCCCCCACGATTCGCGCGATGCTTGACGGAGCCAGCCGGCGCGGAGTCGAACGAGGCTATCGTCCACAAGAGTTCTGGCTCCACCGCGACGGCATGTCGAACGAGCGATTCTCGGGAACGCTCTACGCGCGGGGGATTGAGGGACTCATTGTAAGCCCTCTTTCGGAAGGTGCGCCGCCGATCGAACTCCATTGGCAGAATTTTTCGGTTGTCTCGCTTTCGGTCCCTCTGCCGAACGTCTCCCTCACCACCGTCAGCAACGATCACTACAACAGCAGCCTCCGCGTTGCCCGCGAGTGTTTGGACCGGGGATACCGGCGTCTCGGCCTCATTTTGAAGGCTGAGCATACGAAGCGGTTCGAAGGTCGTTGGGAGGCGGGATTGCTCGCGGCCGTCACCGCATTTTCCCAGGCCCCCCTCCTGCCCGTCTTCTACCTCTCCGGCCAGCGTGATGCGAGCCGTTTGCTTGAATGGGCCAGAAACTGCCGACCGGACGCAATCATTACAAGCTCCGCCCAACTGATGCCGGGCATGTTGCAGGTGCTAGAACGGGGTGGGTTTTCAGTGCCCAAGGACATCGGTCTCGCAGTCCTTGCCTGCCCGGAATTGGGTTCGGAGCAAAGCGGCATTTTTCAAAACGGTGCGCTTATCGGTGCGAAAGCGGTTGACGTCGTGCTCGGCATGCTCGAACGGCACGAGCGCGGCCTAATCTCACAAGCTCAAAGCTTCATGATCCAAGGCGTGTGGAACGAAGGCACAACCCTCCCACGGAAACAACGTTTCCCTGACGCAGGAACCCGCGCTCAGTCCTCACGCAAACTTGTGCGCGCGACGCAATCAGGGGCCCGCGACGACGTGTTGTCTATGGACATTCCGATCCGACCGCGTCGCAAGACACCGAAGAAGTGA
- a CDS encoding DNA-directed RNA polymerase subunit omega, producing MRDDYLFAAQKLIPDPMILVNVVSRRVKQLKAGSRPLVVSLEKLSLEDIALREVGEGRISYQLGPPGMGLD from the coding sequence ATGAGAGATGATTACCTGTTTGCGGCTCAGAAATTGATCCCGGATCCGATGATTCTTGTGAATGTCGTGTCACGGCGGGTTAAGCAGTTGAAAGCCGGCAGCCGGCCTCTTGTCGTCTCACTTGAGAAGCTCTCGCTTGAGGACATTGCGCTGCGGGAGGTTGGTGAAGGACGGATATCCTACCAATTGGGCCCCCCTGGCATGGGTCTTGATTGA